A single region of the Lotus japonicus ecotype B-129 chromosome 4, LjGifu_v1.2 genome encodes:
- the LOC130711817 gene encoding uncharacterized protein LOC130711817, translating to MGITAGMATKFAILRGNGRSLLGFNRLFHSVPPLAGSIDIGVPSSQPVLPEFTSPSFSFGDSMELMAVPKRKISKSRRGIRNGPKALKPIPVLVLCKGCGRVRLPHYYCCSGKPNHDHTGEQNGRN from the exons ATGGGCATAACCGCAGGAATGGCAACCAAATTCGCGATTCTCAGGGGCAATGGGAGGAGCCTTTTAGGGTTCAATAGGTTGTTTCATTCGGTGCCTCCTTTAGCTGGAAGCATTGACATTGGAGTTCCCTCATCGCAACCGGTTTTGCCTGAGTTTACTTCCCCGAGTTTCTCTTTTGGTGATTCTATGGAGCTCATGGCTGTCCCCAAAAGGAAG ATTTCTAAGTCTAGAAGAGGAATAAGAAATGGACCAAAAGCTTTGAAACCTATTCCTGTGCTTGTCCTGTGCAA GGGTTGTGGTCGTGTCCGGCTTCCACACTACTACTGCTGTAGTGGGAAACCAAACCACGATCATACTGGTGAGCAGAATGGTCGAAACTGA